The Desulfuromonas sp. genomic sequence TGCACATAAAAGATCGGGTTTCGTTTTGGGCGGGAGTAGCTCAGTTGGCTAGAGCATCAGCCTTCCAAGCTGAGGGTCGCGGGTTCGAGTCCCGTTTCCCGCTCCAAAATTAGCTGTTCTTTCTCCGCAGGTTGGTAGTGAATTAAGCCCACATAGCTCAGCAGGTAGAGCACATCCTTGGTAAGGATGAGGTCATCGGTTCAAGTCCGATTGTGGGCTCCATTTACTTCCTCCATGGGGGGGATTTTCCTGTTTCAGCTGATTTCGGGCCCCGGTACAGTCTCCGGCGGTTGCACCCGAGTTTGAACAAAAGATCTCATAAGACCACAGGGAGGATAACGTAATGGCCAAGGAGAAGTTTGAGAGAACAAAGCCCCACGTCAACATAGGGACCATCGGTCACGTTGACCATGGCAAGACGACCCTGACCGCAGCCATCACCAAGGTGCTGGCCGAGGCCGGC encodes the following:
- a CDS encoding GTP-binding protein, translating into MAKEKFERTKPHVNIGTIGHVDHGKTTLTAAITKVLAEAG